The Primulina huaijiensis isolate GDHJ02 chromosome 18, ASM1229523v2, whole genome shotgun sequence DNA window tgtttaaagtttatgcatcctcatgaaaacaatattttaactacaaatatttttcattgttgtatgtgatttgtatacgtattatgttgttatcaagattatggtgtgttgagtctttagactcactaggtctGATTGATGCAGGTTATTAGGATAgtaatgtttatggaggtcttgatggttgactttgttggactgaaggtgtacataacccgaggaccgacgctagtttaccgcactagttatgatttatgattttaagttatgttaaaaatattctatgatttttatttatgttatgagcgGTTTTTGAAAGGTTATAatatgtgctatacttttcaaataatgttttcagggttggtcaagtgtttgataattttacgatttaaactatttttcttTGNATCATATTGattctacaactcgggagagGGATTAGAATTATGGATCATTAGAGACATATCGTTAAATTTTTATACTGTTCGTAAGGCGTATGACTTTAGCGGGGCTTAGGCAAGATCATCATTTGCATATATCATTTgaacttatatttttattaggaATGTTTGAATCGAAGTTTGAATGATACACTTTATTCTTCAATTGGGAAAtagagaataaaataattaagtgttcttggttattaaataaattgaattcatgaatataaattcaaTCAGGAATAGTTATCGTGGGAATTAAGTGAAATCGTTTCTctaaatattttctctcattaaTATTTGCTCAATTCGGtttgattaatatttattatcaaTTAATTCGTTTTCAGTAAACTAAACCTCTTATTAATTCTTCTAGATAAAATtatgactattttaattacaaacaCTGATATACTTTTATATATACACTCATTGTGAGAACGATATTTTATTCtcttatattaaaacttgacaaccgTGTGCTTGCGGACAGAAAATACGCAACATTAGTTCTATTAATTGGGTCGGACTAATTTTGAACCGCAACATTGCTTATCACTGTTGACCAAAATTTATGGAATTATCCACTTTGGTTTCTCGTCAAAATTAATGAGTTTACTATATTgagttcaaaatttatttttagcaCAAACATATATGCAAGTAAATTTTTTATCAGGTAAAACTATAATGaagtttcttttattttatagtAAAATATCTCTAGCTTACAAATATGGTATACATCATGTAGATATTTAATAATTCAAAGACAGAAAGCATGAATGTTAGGATTGAAATAGAATTTAAAGGAGGTGAATAAAccctattaaaatattttacaaaacttGACCTAACTTTAATGTAAAACCCTTACTTGAATGGCTAGACATAATTGGACCAATAAATGAATTTTGAGTATGGAAACGATCTGGCTAGACTagtgaaataatatatattcaatgCAAACAATCAATTAACACATTTAGACAAATAAATATAAAGACCGAAGTAAGTgggtaaattaaataaacaagatTTTATTGATGTTCGGAGAATAACTCCTACTTCACTCTTTCTCAATTTAGGAATGAATTCACTAAAAAGCTTTGATtagtacaatttttatataactCACTTCGATTAAGACTTATGAGTGCCTAAATCAAAACTCTTAGTGACAACTCAACAAACTCTGGCTGTTTAAGAACCCTCGATTCACCAGAAACAACAAACTTTTCAATAGGTGGCATTGAACATCTAGAGTTGATAGGATAACACAAGTTGATATTTGATGATCCGATAAGAACATGTAAGTGTGTGCTAGGTGAGCGACTTGATATTTGAAAGAATAAGTGTACACGAGATATTGTATATTACAGATTGTGAATGCCCAAATCTTCTTTTTTTGTGGTTTTGTAGTTCTGAATCTGCATATTTATATACAGTCTTCCAACGATCGGAAAATATTTCAACAATCATCTGTACTAATTTCCGACAGAGTGGTATTGTAAACTTCTCTTTATCGTAAACTACATTAAATTCTCATTTAATTCTTCTTTACATTTTACGACTTTGACTCTTTTATCTTATGAAACATTGATTGAATTTTGGTATTTTGGAAAACATTTATGTGAATCGGGAGTTGGTAGGATATTGTACGTGATATTTTATGTGATAGCATAGAACAAAGTGAGTTTATTGTATCCATCTTGAAAGTGTGACCAGTTGGTTTGGGATTAGAGTTGAACGATTTGACTCTGAATACATTTTAATAAAGTGGTCCAGTTGAAAGAAAATATAggtgatgatgatatgatgTCCACAGCTTGAGCGGCTTGACTTGTCCAGCAACTATAAATATGTAAATACATAAGAATGTTAGTTTGACCTGAAACAACTCGATATTTTTTGGTAATAATGGTTTTTTTTATTACCAAAACTTAAGAATATTTGTTAAACTAACAATGAAAATATCAATTGTTAATAATATCATTAAATCatgtattttgtaaaatatatgttaattagTAAAAGATGTTGATGTATATAAAGACTATATGAAATCGTTTGGTGGATCAGATCGCGCAGCAACTTTACACCTTACACTTCACCATATTTTTACTGTTCCTCTCCCGGAGCCAAACAGAGCATTAAACGCGCTTTCGagtttcaaaataaagcactacagtaaaacccaaaaaaatcaatttttccgAGAACCAAGACTGCACTTTCGTATCAATCATTTTGCTCCGGTGGAGTCCGAAGGGCGGATTGGAAAAAGCTCTTCCTATGGCTGGGTAATCTCTTTGATCCCTTTTTCTGTTTTGTATGTGCCCACATTTGAGTGAAGACTTTTTTTTAGTAGAATCATTGCTTGGTAGATGCGATAATAGGCATATTTTCTTTGTTTATGCTTGAATCTTGTGGTTAAGTTTCATCGCGATTCTTACAGTGGGTTCCCTTTTGCTGCGTTATGCTAAATTCACcatttttattgtgaaattcTTTTGACCAACTGTTTGCGTGAAGTTTCGATTTTTGTTGGCGTTAGTTGAATCTTGAAGTCAATACTGCGTTGGGTTCTTATTTAGTGACAAAGGGAGTTGTTTCGCATTTTGGGTtggtttttttgttttgttttgatggGATGAAGTGCTTTGATTGTTGGTAAATTTATTGTATTTCTTTCTGACATAAATGATGATTTTGTAGTATTCAAAATGCCTACGTTTTCATTATCGTATGATTATTTTCCGAGGGGCAGTGGACTTTCAAAGTGTGGACTGTaagatttacatgtcttcagCATTGTGGAGATATGCGTTTGTGTAGTTTAATTAAAGAACTGATGATGTTGTGGTTAAATTTTACTGAGAATTGTTGTAACTATGTCCACGACGGGTTTCGTACCAATACAATCTCTACAAACTGTTATCTGAAAATactttatttggtttttattttagaATAGTTAGAAGTTTTATGgcctaacattttttttatagaaaaggGAAACATTTTGAATTCTGTAAATGgtcaaatatttgaatgtttGCGAAAATATGGCCAGACTACTGTTTTTTTCTTACATTATTTGCATCTGCGAGTGATTAGAGTTATTGCCATGATCGGAAGGACTGTGTTTTTCCGGTCAACGGTGATTGGTCCCTTTCTGGTTTTTGGAATTCCAGGTGCTCAATTATCAACATTTAATTGAGGAATTTTTTTCTGGGTAATTGAAAGGGAAGTACTATTGAATTGGCATGAATTAAAATGAGAACTGAAAAAGTTGAAGAGTCAGTAGGCATggtaatattttataaatacctCTCTtggaaataaaatttacattagTGAAAGGAGGTGCATCATCTGTAGATTTCTGTAAAAAGAAACAGGAGCATTCAATTTGGGAATGAGGGACTGTCTTCCAGTAAACTGTATTACTGTATTAGTGTGATGGAATCCTTTGTTTAAGATTATTGTGTTCTTTCAATGACGTCTCAGTAAGTTTTGCATCTTGCTCTTGCTGTTTGGTATCACATCAAGAGTCAAGACTATACAATGTGTAGAAGCCATCTTCTTTCTCATGCTGGTTCTTGGAGAAGTTCACGATTTCTTACCTTTTGCGTATCTTGCAGGCCATCATGGTTGGTCGACCCCAACAGAATTGCCACTAAAATTAGGAGTGCATCCGGTAAGTGTGATCCGCTAAAAGTCAGCTGGAGTAGCAATCCAACAAAATCTTGCCCAAACTGCCAATTTACGATTGACAATAGCGATGTATGACTCGAAACTCCCTATTCTGTCTTTCCTCTTTATTTGTATACTAATGTCTCTAGGATTATTTTCATGAAATACACGATTTGCAATGGAATACATGTATCTCTTGTTTGATAATATGGCTTCTTCTGGACGAACACATTTACAGATCACTTGAGTGCCATTCTTGTGTATGCTTTCTCATGGAGGATAAAGGCTCTCCAGCCTCTCCCTCCCCATATAGACACTACTCAACGAGAAAGTAGTTGAAAAACTTGTAGTCACATCATActtaaaattcttaatttgtttTATGGATTGACTATACTCTTAAAATCAGGCCAGTTTTGTTGTTGATATTCATTGCGTGATAGCTAAGAGGTTATGTGTTGTTACCCAAAAAAACAATCCGATGTTGAATATGTCATGTTGGATATACTTTTTCTGGACTCTGTTCTTTATAGTTCGTGATTGGTGCAAGTTcgtttttaaatgaaatttaacTGCAGGACTTAACTGGAGATGAACGctattgtttttaaatgaaatttagaCTATTCAGATTTGACTGGCATTTATAACATTTTGTGATTCATCTTTCTATGTAAATAAAAGAACAGGAATGCTCAAATCTTTGGTCCTTCTATGTATAGCAATATTATATTAGCCATTAAAATGGACGAGTAAGAGTATTGACCGAGTCATCATTCATTTCTTATATAGGTTGCTCATGAGTGGCCAGGATTACCCAGTGGTGTAAAATTTGATCCATCTGATCAAGAAATAATGTGGCACTTACTCGCTAAAGTTGGTGTCCATAATATGAAACCTCATCCTTTCATCGATGAATTTATTCCTACTGTCGAAGAAGATGATGGAATTTGTTATACACATCCTCAAAATTTACCTGGTAACACTACAATATATCGTTCTCCATctgtttcttgattttctttctCTTAGTCttagtttgtttgtttttagcCATAATCGCTTCAAAATATTATGGCACTTTCAGGTGTGAAACAAGATGGAAGAGTTTCACACTTTTTTCACCTAGCGATCAAAGCTTACAATACTGGAACACGAAAGCGTCGGAAAATACATGGCGATGATCTAGGAGATGTTCGTTGGCATAAGACTGGCCGCACAAAGCCTGTTTTCTTGGATGGCGTACAAAAAGGATGCAAGAAGATTATGGTTCTGTATATAAGCCCAGTTCGAGGTGGAAAGGCAGAGAAGACGAATTGGGTGATGCATCAATATCACCTCGGGACAGGGGAAGATGAAAGAGAGGGGGAGTATGTTATCTCGAAAGTGTTTTACCAGCAGCCACAAGGCAAGCAGAGCGAGAAAATCGAAGAAGATATTTCCGAAGGTATTGAAGCCATGATTACTAAAGTGGATCCTGTTACACCCAAGTTGGTGACTCCTGAACCTCCTTGTACAGAAAGTAGACTCTCTAGCCTTGAGCCCGAACAGGAGTCTACGCTTCATGTAGCACAGGTAAGTCTGACTTTCTATCATGGCCATAACTATTTTTTTGCATTACTGGCTATTTGGTGAAGCATGGGAGTTTACTTTGGTGTATTGTTAATATAGATGCCATTATGTTATCTTCCTTTAGGAAATGCTATAATTCGAATTCAAGTTGTTGAGTTTTTGGATATTTTTTCTCCATTGTCATCCTCAATCTATGTTATCTGTCAGCGGTTGATTTTTCCTGTTAAATACATCGAATGGCTTATCATTATATTGAAAGCTGTAGATCCTAAATCATTCAACTATTCAAACACCACATTTTGATGGGTGTACCACGAAGACTGCCTCATAAAACAATCAGGCGTATCGTTGCTCCCATTGTATCTTACCtctaaaaacatgataaattcaTTTGTGTTGGTTGGAGCACAACTTGGTCGAGATGATCTCTCTCATGTCTGTTAATTTATTTGTCCATCTGCGCTTTTCTCTCATTTTCAACTTCTGTTTTGTTATAGTTATATGGGGCTCACATGCTTGAAGAGGAGGAAACTTCTGAGCCTTCCAGTGATCAAATTCACAATAATATGGATATTCAAACTGATCAACTAGGGAACGAGGATGATGAGGCAGCTGCTGAAGACAAATGGTGGGAAAATGAGTCACAGTTTTTGCTTAGTTCTCAGCAACTGGTAGAAGGGCTATCTTTGTGCGACGAACTTCTGCGAAGCCAATCCCCTGATAGGGATGAAATTGCAGATGTACAAGCACTGAATACCAAGCCCCGTCTTTCTGATTATGCTCGTCTAGGGCCTGAGCATTTGAAGAGGGATCTAGAGGCATGCCAAGTTTTGATTCCTGATCCTGCTAACATAGAGCTTGACAGGCCTCCCGATTTCCGGTTGAGCCAACCTTTGGTTCATCATCCTGCTAACATAGAGCTTGAGACGCCTCCTGATTTCCGGTTGAGCCAACTTTTGGTTCCTGATCCTGCTAACATAGAGCTTGAGACGCCTCCTGATTTCCGGTTGAGCCAAATTTTGGTTCCTGATCCTGCTAACATAGAGCTTGAGACACCTCCTGATTTCCGGTTGAGCCAACTTGTAAGTTTTTCGCCGTCTACTCAAGAGTTCTTCCTTAATGCAGCTCGCTTTCATAGTTCATGTTGTAATTCGAAGACTTGTGCAGGAGTTCGAATCACAGGACAGTTATGTTGCGTGGGGCGGAAGCGTAATAGGAGGCAAGACAATCAATTAGAACTTGAACTGAACACTGTCATCAAAGAAATGGTAGCTCACCACCTTTTGTGAAGCTTTTGACTTGCTAAACGAACGTATTTGTATTGAATGATGTCTCGTTTTGTTGCAACTGCTGCTTGAACAATTCTCGGGGTATCATTTAAACTTTTTTTGCATGAAACTGGTCATCAGTTGCTCCAGGTGTGGTCCTCATTGTGGCCGGTGCTCTATCAACTGGATTGACATTTCTGCAGTTGGTTGTGTATATTATCTGATATTTTTCGTTGCCTTCCCATTAACACACGATATGCTTATCATCGTAAACCCTATATTTTCATGTTTATCTGACAATTATATTTCAACCTTGTTGAAATCCAACGTTATTCGCATTTCTTCTCTACTTTTCTCTTGATCACACTCCCCAAGAAATGGCCACCACCCTATatgaataaaagaataaaaccAAGGCAACTAAATACataccaaaaatgaaaaaacccTCAAAATTTCCTCacctaaaattttcaaacaaggGACTTAAATGTTCTACAACCCTCGGTAGGCTGGTTTGTCATCCCTTTCGACCCTCGCGTTGATCTGATCCAAATACAAAATCGGTGTTAGGacaatttgtattttaattataattaggCTCGACACATGCacaaactcatatttggaacaCAAGAATCACTTGTCTACATCTTTGCAACTCGGATGATCATACCTAAAAGCCAAAAACATTATTCAAACATCGTACTATCTCATATATACTTTCCTCTCATTATTTCAGGATGAGTGGAGTGATGTTTATGTTGGATCTCGATTTTCTCGTGctcaaacgcagcggaagttttaaaatttttattttattttgacaatcaaaatatatttgttttgggcactcgtatggtttattgaatcaaacattcatagggcgttaaaattttatacctttggtgaattaaatcacttggctccaactaatccggtataggcGGATATAGCTTTTGATGAATCCTTACGAACTTTTTTCAAGAACTCcttctatcaagtccacgaccaGAAGATTTGTTCCTCTCTCAAATAGcactaaaatatttgaaagaagtttTACGTTGAGATCAAAAATTGAGAGAGAACTCAAAAAACTTTTCTTGAAGAGTGGCCAAAACAAATTTTGGAGGAATTGGAGAGATTGTTCTCGTGAATCATGCATGGAATATTAGTGGAGGCTAGGtcaaatttcttttatttcctTAAAAACAATAGCCTTGACCTACAttccataattaacattaatggacttgattaattaattgggctagtccaactattttaattaattaatcaaagtccattaataactttaattatttaatatgttggacttctACTCCTACAAACCCATTAAACATACTcccaatatatttaatttaatatttaataaactcaacttttgagcttaataaagtAAAGCAATtacaaattcaacatttgaatttaatatttaaattataaattcaactccttgaatttatcacctccaaaatttaatatttaataaacccaacttttgagtttaataaattaaaatctcaaattaatgtcagaactcatttctgattgcacccatcggatcatggtaagagcgtctagtagcatcgccccatgatcccctaggtatcactgatagtgcctgcaagaaccagtcgattatgattaacgtacagtacggtcccttcatctcatatatcccgatcgaatctacaaccattggttcaccgagggttgcataataattcaataactatgtgatacatataaatagtggcatcgcatgtactattggagaactctttctctaacgtacatctcatactctggccagagattccacgcactattatttcatcagatcacataggatatccacacccgtaggtgagcagtgaatccccgactacaatgcactggctcctatatgtgtcgcaactgtacccaacctcgccacctgatgactatcctggagccggtaaacgagtcaaagcacagctctagcatataaagcctcagtgttgtcccgggtagTAAGGACTAATGGTTTACAATCACAACCActgacttatcctctcgatgaatgataaccacttggaaagtccgagggagggttgttcggtataatcatcatatgactacccatctgcatgtttggacatctctatgtccttaccaagaaacgcggtacacaacatcacagatgctagtctcaagctcaagcgacctttatccacgttttaggcggctgaatcgactaggaacgaatttaaattatacagtgtttacaaatgagtttcaacatcgaattacgattcatttgtattaaagtataatcaaggactttatctatgctgattgcatgtgtatacagataaaataaaacaagaccataaaaagttaaattatattaaaataaagattgtttattacacttgagtcaataaattctccaGTCAACAGTTaacttacaggacatctactctaacagtttAGCTGAAAACAAAGACAGATAACTCAATTGAGATGCCATTAAGGTTGTCCCATCCTCAAATAGCATAAAGAAATGACTAGGGGGAAAACTCGGCCTAGACTCATCAAACAAAGTCACTGAATTTTTGAGGGGTCATGAAATTTAATAATCCATTCATTGAAGTCCCGAACAAAAAGTTTAAGCAATTTTGTCTAAAATTTGAAACATCACCCTCcgtttaattttatattgtaatGAATATTTCAGTTGGATTTCCTAAAAAAATGAgtaaattacatttttagtaCTATATATTTGTCACTTTGTGATTTTGATactatgttatcaaatttcaaccgTAGtcatatttttcgagtttttgCAATTTTAACTCTTTTTCATTGGGAGATGTTAGTGCCACATTAGAGCTTAAATGATGTCACatcaaaaaatgaataaaactgcaaaaaataaaataaaaaagataacggattgaaactgaaatttgataacatagatgaccaaaattgcaattatgaatatttaagttgcatttcCTAAAAAACGAGTAAATCAATTTTTTAGTCCTATATAATTGTCATTTTGTGATTTTGGTCtattatgttatcaaatttcaatcttatttATATTACTtcggtttttgaaattttgactCTTTTTCAAAGGGAGAAGTTAGTGCCGCATTTAGCACTACAATGATGTCACTCCTGAAAAtgaaaaattgcaaaaaaaaaaaaagataacgGAATAAAAGTGAAATTTGATGATGTATATGACCAAAATTCCAAGGATGTTGAAACCTCAAAACTCATTAAATTATGAAGTGGACACCTAtaaattcatgatttttttaaaccCTACAGGTTTGTATGGTTCTTTTTCCAATCAACATGATATCctagaaacatttaaattttaatatgttttctATCTGATAATTGGATAtggtatataattttttttgggtaatATGTATAGAAAAATTCTTAATAATAGGAGTTGGGGACAATTACCTCTTGCATGTATCTTGAGTTTTTACATTTTTATCTATAATACCAACAAGCCTAGAGAAGAATATTACTGTAATATTGGCAACTCATTCTAATCTTAACTTCCCAAACAATACTCACTTTCTCTTCCTTACTACCTCCCTTAACATGTAcgtagttttttattttttctaaatatcCTTGTTGTTATACCCCGTACCAGAATGAAGagctaaaaaaaatttgataggtactactcatatcatcAAAGTTATCTTCTTTTCGGGGGCAAATAACTTAAAAACTCCAAAATTAAGCATGCTTGACTTGAGAAAATTCTGGGATTAGTGACTTCTTAGGAAGTTTTTTCGGGATCATGTGAATGATGACATAAGCACACTGAAAAACATCGAATTTATATAGTAAAGATAGTAATCGCATTTGGGATGTTAAATAATGGTATCAAAGACATCTCTTAGTACAGTGTGGTTCGAGGACAAACCGAGTGGAAGCTGGTGGACATGTGACCCTCGGGGCTGATAAAGGGCAGAGAGTGATTGTCAGTGGCAACATGTTGCAGAGACAATGAGCGGATTTTGGCAGGCTTTTAGGCGAAAAGAAATATGAATGAACTAATCTTGCAATGGAATGAAAGGGATACTATGCAAGGTCATGAAAAGGATGTTGAGTTATCTTCTTTTCGGGATCTCATCACTTAAAAACTTTAAAGTTAAGCATGTTTGACTTGGGGTAATTCTAGGATGAGTAACTCTCAAGAAGTTTTTCAGAAGTATGTGAGAGAGGATATAAGCATGCTGAAAAGACTTGTGTTAATATAGTGTGGTAGTCATCAAATCTGGAGCATTACAAAATAGTATAAAAAACGAAATCTCTTAGTAAGGTGTGGTTTGGggacaaaccaagcggaagccgGTGAGCATATGACTCTCAGGGCTGAAAGATAGTCGAGAGTGATCGTCAGTTCCAAGAGGTTGCActgacaatgagcggctcctagcAGGCTTCTGGGCGAAGGGAAATATCTCACAACGAAATGTGAGAGAGAGACTTTGCAAGGTCGCGACAAGGACGTCACattctgaaggaggggtgattaTGATATCACATGCCAGAATGAAGGGTTTaaaaaagatttgataggtactactcatatcatcAATGTGAAACTTCTTTTTGGGGTGctcatcatttaaaaaatccAAAGTTAATAGAGGTTAACTTGTGGCAGTTCTGGGATGAGTGAACCACCAACTCATCATCATGGCTCAAACATCCACATCTCAAGCAGCGATTAAATTGGGGAAGTTTGAGGGTTCCAAAACACTTTTAtcgaaaaatttcaaaaatgatTTTGCATTGGCTGACTATCAATTCTTAATTTCCACCCACACAAGAGGTACTTAAAGTATAAAGATTTGAAGTAGTTATTTCCCAAGAGAAAAGACAATAGCAGATTGAATGCGTTGCAGCTGGGAGTCTTGACCAACAGATGGTGGTGGAAATTGATTGGGGAGTTACTCAAGGGAAGTGGAGTTTTCGATAGTCTCTATGCCAAGAAACTAGTACTTCTCAAAATAAACAAGGACTTCAAATCCAAGAAATCAAGTCGATAATGAAGGAGGGGAACGGTACCATTAGAGTCATCTCCTGATGGATCGTTTAGTCTAAACAATGGACATTCCTTGAACATTTGCTGATAATTCCTGAAGAGCAGAGACCAGCTGATGATTGGATAAGATCTCGTGTGACAAAATTTTCAGTTTGTTGAATGTTAGAGTCAATGCGCACTACCCGAAATAtgttatttgtcaaaaaatacGATGACATGACACAACGACGTCTGCATTTGTAACGGATTGCTCGATTCAAAAAGATTATCGTTTCAGGCAATGCCTCTAATAGAACAGTCATGTATGCATAAGAACCCTCCTAGCTTCAATATTTCAATCTGTCTAAGAAAAGTTATTCGAGTTCAAAGAAATTTTTGAGAGCCCAACTGATCATAGCAAGCACACACTAATACTTCGTAATCTGATCATTAAGGATTAATTCATGCTTAGAATTTCTTTTCTGAAATCATTGTAATTAAGAATAAGAAATCTTATTGCTCAAATTGTTTGATTTTCTGTGATACTAAGGGTTTCAGTTAGGTAGTGTGGTAAGTTGAACAAAAATGTATAGTTGCAAAGTATTGTAATtgtcaaagtcttttagtgaaatcttTCTGCAAGGAAGAAGAGATGATATAGGAGTAATTCAAATATCCAAACATGAAGGATCGGTTCAGACGCCCTTGAAGATGCTTCAAATACAATATTCTCCACGAGCTTCAATAGCTTGCgttctaagaatatttacacatatgaattagatcgagtttgattataaatcaagtggaaaacactcgaagtaatcattctttaagaaaaactgatatattttatatactgtgcaactaaataactgaaaataaaaagaatcaGTTCTTGGcaaatatcagttcagttatagtgaaaactgaactgacggatgctctaattgatcaaatcagtttgaaaacactagttaatcagttaaataaacaagatatgtttatgtatgttcgaagacttcaactgctcctacgtcaccctttctatctcctcgggtaggatacactagaagactttgatttatacaacaccttgtacaaacccactcagcttaagatttaccctactgcctaactgaactcctactctagactgaaggcagaacct harbors:
- the LOC140964564 gene encoding SUPPRESSOR OF GAMMA RESPONSE 1-like is translated as MAGPSWLVDPNRIATKIRSASGKCDPLKVSWSSNPTKSCPNCQFTIDNSDVAHEWPGLPSGVKFDPSDQEIMWHLLAKVGVHNMKPHPFIDEFIPTVEEDDGICYTHPQNLPGVKQDGRVSHFFHLAIKAYNTGTRKRRKIHGDDLGDVRWHKTGRTKPVFLDGVQKGCKKIMVLYISPVRGGKAEKTNWVMHQYHLGTGEDEREGEYVISKVFYQQPQGKQSEKIEEDISEGIEAMITKVDPVTPKLVTPEPPCTESRLSSLEPEQESTLHVAQLYGAHMLEEEETSEPSSDQIHNNMDIQTDQLGNEDDEAAAEDKWWENESQFLLSSQQLVEGLSLCDELLRSQSPDRDEIADVQALNTKPRLSDYARLGPEHLKRDLEACQVLIPDPANIELDRPPDFRLSQPLVHHPANIELETPPDFRLSQLLVPDPANIELETPPDFRLSQILVPDPANIELETPPDFRLSQLEFESQDSYVAWGGSVIGGKTIN